A genomic segment from Neisseria perflava encodes:
- a CDS encoding beta-class carbonic anhydrase, translating to MSELTDILSYNQRFVESGEYEKYFTNKYPGRELAILSCMDARIIELLPNALGLKNGDAKLIKNAGALVTHPWGSVMRSLLVAVFELKVKEIMVIAHHDCGMRGLHAEEFLQRVHDSNIPDDRIETLRNAGIDLDGWLTGFDNVEDSVRHTVELIRKHPLMPDNIAIHGLVIHPTTGKLNLIVDGSLPASDGQNI from the coding sequence ATGAGTGAATTGACCGATATCCTTTCCTACAACCAACGTTTCGTTGAATCGGGCGAGTACGAAAAATATTTCACCAACAAATACCCCGGCCGCGAGCTGGCCATTCTTTCCTGCATGGATGCACGCATTATCGAATTGTTGCCCAATGCTTTAGGCTTGAAAAACGGCGATGCCAAGCTCATCAAAAACGCCGGCGCGCTGGTGACCCACCCTTGGGGTTCGGTGATGCGCAGTTTGTTGGTCGCCGTATTTGAACTCAAAGTCAAAGAAATCATGGTCATTGCCCACCACGACTGCGGTATGCGCGGATTGCATGCCGAAGAGTTCCTCCAGCGCGTACACGACAGCAATATCCCCGACGACCGCATCGAAACCCTGCGCAACGCCGGTATCGATTTGGACGGCTGGCTGACCGGTTTTGACAACGTCGAAGACAGCGTGCGCCATACCGTCGAGCTGATTCGCAAACATCCGCTGATGCCCGACAACATCGCCATCCACGGCCTGGTCATCCACCCGACCACAGGCAAGCTCAACCTGATTGTTGACGGCAGCCTGCCTGCTTCAGACGGCCAAAACATCTAA
- the rsfS gene encoding ribosome silencing factor, whose amino-acid sequence MNEQELQDLQKMVEVAVNALEDIKAKDISVLETQDKTSLFARMIIASGDSTRQVKALANNVAVDLKEAGFEILSTEGDSGEWTLVDAGDLVVHVMLPAVRDFYDIDTLWGGEKPSFHAGMQKPWHAAD is encoded by the coding sequence ATGAACGAACAAGAATTGCAAGACCTGCAAAAAATGGTCGAAGTGGCCGTAAACGCCCTCGAAGACATCAAAGCCAAAGACATCTCCGTTTTGGAAACCCAAGACAAAACTTCCCTGTTCGCCCGCATGATTATTGCCAGCGGCGACAGCACACGCCAAGTTAAAGCACTGGCCAACAACGTTGCCGTCGATTTAAAAGAAGCCGGTTTCGAAATCCTCAGCACCGAAGGCGACAGCGGCGAATGGACGCTCGTCGACGCAGGCGACCTCGTTGTCCACGTCATGCTCCCTGCCGTGCGCGACTTCTACGACATCGACACCTTGTGGGGCGGAGAAAAACCGAGTTTCCACGCCGGTATGCAAAAACCTTGGCACGCCGCCGACTAA
- the nadD gene encoding nicotinate-nucleotide adenylyltransferase, producing the protein MKNIGLFGGTFDPIHNGHLHIARAFADEIGLDLVVFLPAGDPYHKDSTRTPAQERLNMVELAIADEPKFAASDCDIIRNGATYTFDTVQIFRQQFPGAQLWWLMGSDSLMQLHTWKKWQTLVRQTHIAVAMRQGDNLNKTPRELHAWLGEALQNGSVRILNAPLHNTSSTQIRASLAKTHHSDGLPQPVAQYIRQHKLYEK; encoded by the coding sequence ATGAAAAACATCGGATTATTCGGCGGCACGTTTGACCCCATCCACAACGGCCACCTCCACATCGCCCGCGCCTTCGCCGACGAAATCGGTTTGGATCTTGTCGTCTTCCTGCCGGCAGGCGACCCGTACCACAAAGACAGCACGCGCACGCCGGCACAAGAGCGCCTCAATATGGTTGAACTCGCCATCGCCGACGAGCCGAAATTCGCCGCCAGCGACTGCGACATCATCCGCAACGGCGCGACCTATACGTTTGACACCGTCCAAATCTTCCGCCAGCAGTTTCCCGGCGCGCAACTGTGGTGGTTGATGGGCAGCGACAGCCTGATGCAGCTGCACACATGGAAAAAATGGCAAACCCTCGTGCGCCAGACCCATATCGCCGTCGCCATGCGCCAGGGCGACAACCTCAACAAAACACCGCGCGAATTGCACGCATGGCTCGGTGAAGCCCTGCAAAACGGCAGCGTCCGCATCCTCAACGCGCCGCTGCATAACACCAGCTCCACCCAAATCCGTGCCAGTCTCGCCAAAACGCACCATTCAGACGGCCTGCCTCAACCCGTTGCCCAATACATCCGCCAACACAAACTCTATGAAAAATAG
- the hrpA gene encoding ATP-dependent RNA helicase HrpA, with product MPHPDFAQTLSKDRHFLRSAFKNPNKYGGLAKVEEKYKKSHDLYLQRLSKLPKPEFDNTLPVHEKLDEIKKAIAENQVTIICGETGSGKTTQLPKICLELGRGVAGLIGHTQPRRLAARSVAERIAEELKSEIGSAVGYKVRFTDHTSRDACVKLMTDGILLAETQTDRYLAAYDTIIIDEAHERSLNIDFLLGYLKQLLPRRPDLKVIITSATIDAERFSQHFNGAPVLEVSGRTYPVEILYRPLTSKDEDDAEVELTDAIVDAADELARYGEGDILVFLPGEREIREAAEALRKSTLRRNDEILPLFARLSHAEQHKIFHPSGAKRRIVLATNVAETSLTVPGIKYVIDTGLARVKRYSARAKVEQLHVEKISQAAARQRSGRCGRVSAGVCIRLFSEEDFNSRPEFTDPEIVRSNLAAVILRMASLNLGDVAAFPFLEMPDSRYINDGFQVLLELGAVEAV from the coding sequence ATGCCGCATCCCGATTTTGCCCAAACCCTCTCCAAAGACCGCCATTTTCTGCGATCTGCCTTTAAAAACCCCAATAAATACGGCGGCTTAGCCAAGGTTGAGGAAAAATACAAAAAATCGCACGATCTCTATCTGCAACGCCTGTCCAAACTGCCCAAGCCCGAATTCGACAACACGCTGCCCGTTCACGAAAAACTCGACGAAATCAAAAAAGCCATTGCCGAGAATCAGGTAACGATTATTTGCGGCGAAACCGGTTCGGGCAAAACCACGCAGTTGCCCAAGATTTGTTTGGAACTCGGGCGCGGGGTGGCGGGGCTGATCGGGCATACCCAGCCGCGCCGTTTGGCCGCGCGTTCCGTGGCAGAGCGGATTGCCGAAGAGTTGAAATCCGAAATCGGCAGCGCGGTCGGCTATAAAGTGCGCTTTACCGATCACACCTCGCGCGATGCCTGCGTCAAGCTGATGACCGACGGTATCCTGTTGGCAGAAACCCAGACCGACCGTTATCTCGCCGCCTACGACACGATTATCATCGATGAAGCACACGAACGCAGCCTGAACATCGACTTCCTCTTGGGCTACCTGAAACAACTGCTGCCGCGCCGCCCCGATTTGAAAGTCATCATCACCTCGGCAACGATAGACGCAGAACGCTTCTCCCAACACTTTAACGGCGCGCCTGTTTTAGAAGTGAGCGGGCGCACCTACCCCGTCGAAATCCTCTACCGACCGCTGACCAGCAAAGACGAAGACGACGCAGAAGTCGAGCTGACCGACGCAATTGTCGATGCAGCCGACGAATTGGCACGCTATGGCGAAGGCGATATTTTGGTGTTCCTGCCGGGCGAACGCGAAATCCGCGAAGCCGCAGAAGCCCTGCGCAAATCCACGCTGCGCCGCAACGACGAAATTCTGCCCCTGTTTGCACGCCTGTCGCACGCTGAACAGCACAAAATCTTCCACCCCTCAGGCGCGAAACGCCGCATCGTGTTAGCAACCAACGTCGCCGAAACCTCGCTTACCGTGCCGGGCATCAAATACGTCATCGACACCGGCCTTGCACGCGTCAAACGCTATTCCGCACGGGCGAAAGTGGAACAGCTTCATGTCGAAAAAATCTCCCAAGCCGCCGCCCGCCAACGCTCCGGCCGCTGCGGCCGCGTCTCCGCAGGCGTATGTATCCGACTGTTTTCAGAAGAAGATTTCAACAGCCGCCCCGAATTCACCGACCCAGAAATCGTCCGCAGCAACCTCGCCGCCGTTATCCTGCGCATGGCATCGCTGAACCTGGGCGACGTAGCGGCATTCCCGTTTTTAGAAATGCCCGATTCGCGGTATATCAATGACGGTTTTCAGGTGTTGCTGGAATTGGGAGCGGTGGAGGCCGTCTGA
- the lpt3 gene encoding phosphoethanolamine transferase — protein MMKKSFFTLVLYSSLLTASEIAYRFVFGIETLPAAKIAETFALTFVIAALYLFARYKVTRLLIAVFFAFSIIANNVHYAVYQSWITGINYWLMLKEVTEVGSAGASMLDKLWLPALWGVLEVVLFCSLAKFRRKTHFAADILFIAAMLLIFGRSFSTTQEHGISPKPTYSRIKANYFSFGYFIGRVLPYQLFDLSKIPVFKQPAPSKIGQGSVQNIVLIMGESESAAHLKLFGYGRETSPFLAQLSQADFKPIVKQSYSAALMTAVSLPSFFNAIPHANGYEQISSGDTNMFRLAKEQGYETYFYSAQAENEMAILNLIGKKWIDHLIQPTQLGYGNGDNMPDEKLLPLFDKINLQQGKHFIVLHQRGSHVPYGALLQPQDKVFGEANIVDKYDNTIHKTDQMIQTVFEQLQKQSDGNWLFAYTSDHGQYVRQDTYNQGTVQPDSYLVPLVLYSPNKAVQQAANQAFAPCEIAFHQQLSTFLIHTLGYDMPVSGCSEGSVTGNLITGDAGSLNIRDGKAEYVYPQ, from the coding sequence ATGATGAAAAAATCTTTCTTCACGCTTGTTCTATATTCGTCTCTACTGACTGCCAGCGAAATTGCCTATCGCTTTGTATTCGGGATTGAAACCCTGCCGGCGGCGAAAATTGCGGAAACGTTTGCGCTGACATTTGTGATTGCTGCGCTGTATCTGTTTGCGCGTTATAAGGTGACGCGTTTGTTGATTGCGGTGTTTTTTGCGTTCAGCATTATTGCCAACAATGTGCATTACGCGGTTTATCAAAGTTGGATAACGGGCATTAATTATTGGCTGATGCTGAAAGAGGTTACCGAAGTCGGCAGCGCGGGCGCGTCGATGTTGGATAAGTTGTGGCTGCCTGCGTTGTGGGGCGTGTTGGAAGTCGTGCTGTTTTGCAGTCTTGCCAAATTCCGCCGTAAGACGCATTTTGCCGCCGATATTTTGTTTATTGCGGCGATGTTGCTGATTTTTGGACGTTCATTCAGTACGACGCAGGAACACGGTATTTCGCCCAAACCGACATACAGCCGCATCAAAGCCAATTATTTCAGCTTCGGCTATTTTATCGGGCGTGTGTTGCCGTATCAGTTGTTTGATTTAAGCAAGATTCCTGTGTTCAAACAGCCTGCGCCAAGCAAAATCGGGCAGGGCAGTGTTCAAAATATCGTTTTGATTATGGGCGAAAGCGAAAGTGCGGCGCATTTGAAATTGTTTGGCTACGGACGCGAAACTTCGCCGTTTTTGGCCCAGCTGTCGCAAGCCGACTTTAAGCCGATTGTGAAACAAAGCTATTCTGCCGCTTTGATGACGGCTGTGTCCCTGCCCAGCTTTTTCAATGCGATACCGCATGCCAACGGTTATGAGCAAATCAGCAGCGGCGATACCAATATGTTCCGCCTCGCCAAAGAGCAGGGCTATGAAACGTATTTTTACAGCGCGCAGGCTGAAAACGAGATGGCGATTTTGAACTTAATCGGTAAAAAGTGGATAGACCATCTGATTCAGCCGACGCAGCTGGGCTATGGCAACGGCGACAATATGCCTGATGAGAAGCTGTTGCCGCTGTTCGACAAAATCAATTTGCAGCAGGGCAAGCATTTTATCGTGTTGCACCAACGCGGTTCGCACGTCCCATACGGCGCATTGTTGCAGCCTCAAGATAAAGTATTCGGCGAAGCCAATATTGTGGATAAATACGACAACACCATCCACAAAACCGACCAAATGATTCAAACCGTATTCGAGCAGCTGCAAAAGCAGTCTGACGGCAACTGGCTGTTTGCCTATACCTCCGATCATGGCCAGTATGTGCGCCAAGATACCTACAATCAAGGCACGGTGCAGCCCGACAGCTATCTTGTGCCGCTGGTGTTGTACAGCCCGAATAAGGCCGTGCAACAGGCTGCCAACCAAGCTTTTGCGCCTTGCGAGATTGCCTTCCATCAGCAGCTTTCAACGTTCCTGATTCACACACTGGGCTACGATATGCCGGTTTCAGGTTGTAGCGAAGGCTCGGTAACGGGCAATCTGATTACAGGCGATGCAGGCAGCTTGAATATTCGCGACGGCAAGGCGGAATATGTTTATCCGCAATAA